The following proteins are co-located in the Haloplanus sp. HW8-1 genome:
- the dph2 gene encoding diphthamide biosynthesis enzyme Dph2 — MSQDASTEGDLRNTGMSLKHDREWDYELDRIVEAVEERDATKVGLQFPEGLKRRGPAVADDLRALTDDDVTYMLSGQPCYGACDLDTYLMRRTDVFVHFGHSPMKESEKIIYVPLFSNVDPFPMMEDALAELPEDDVGLVTTAQHMNLFEDMRSWLEDEGYTVHTRRGDDRLTHEGQVLGCNYASADIDADQVLYVGGGKFHPLGLAMEHPDKKVVICDPVNNVVTVADTEKFMKQRYGAVHRAMDAEKWGVIFCTKIGQGRWDMAERIVEDNDDAYLITMDEVTPDRLRNFDMDAFVNTGCPRITTDDGPQFHKPMLTPGEYRIAVGDEPLDSLSFDTFHGTW; from the coding sequence ATGAGTCAGGACGCGTCCACCGAGGGTGACCTCCGGAACACGGGGATGTCGCTCAAACACGACCGGGAGTGGGACTACGAACTCGACCGCATCGTCGAGGCGGTCGAAGAGCGTGATGCCACCAAGGTCGGCCTCCAGTTCCCGGAAGGGTTGAAACGCCGCGGGCCGGCCGTCGCGGACGACCTCCGGGCGTTGACCGATGACGACGTGACGTACATGCTCTCGGGACAGCCCTGTTACGGCGCCTGTGACCTAGATACCTACCTGATGCGTCGAACCGACGTCTTCGTCCACTTCGGGCACTCGCCGATGAAGGAGTCCGAGAAGATCATCTACGTCCCGCTGTTTTCGAACGTCGATCCCTTCCCGATGATGGAGGACGCACTGGCGGAACTCCCCGAAGACGACGTCGGCCTCGTCACCACGGCCCAGCATATGAACCTCTTCGAGGACATGCGGTCGTGGCTCGAAGACGAGGGCTACACCGTCCATACCCGGAGAGGCGACGACCGCCTCACTCACGAAGGGCAGGTCCTCGGCTGTAACTACGCCTCGGCCGACATCGACGCCGACCAAGTTCTCTACGTCGGCGGGGGGAAGTTCCACCCGCTCGGCCTCGCGATGGAGCATCCGGACAAGAAAGTCGTCATCTGCGATCCAGTGAACAACGTCGTCACCGTCGCCGACACGGAGAAATTCATGAAACAGCGGTACGGCGCCGTCCATCGCGCCATGGACGCCGAGAAGTGGGGCGTCATCTTCTGTACCAAGATCGGGCAGGGCCGCTGGGACATGGCCGAGCGGATCGTCGAGGACAACGACGACGCCTACCTGATCACGATGGACGAGGTGACGCCGGACCGCCTGCGTAACTTCGATATGGACGCCTTCGTCAACACCGGTTGTCCGCGCATCACGACCGACGACGGCCCGCAGTTCCACAAACCCATGCTCACGCCCGGCGAGTACCGCATCGCCGTCGGTGACGAACCCCTCGACTCACTCTCGTTCGACACCTTCCACGGCACCTGGTAA
- a CDS encoding TrmO family methyltransferase domain-containing protein, producing MECDPIGTVYTPHETTSEAPRQGFHGDADGVVDLHPDYREGLSGFDGDRVVVVWWADRADRSVLTLDRDPGRGVFTSRSPARPNPVCITECRVLAVDREAGRLRVAGVDMADGSPVIDLKVPVDVQCWDST from the coding sequence ATGGAGTGTGACCCCATCGGCACCGTCTACACGCCCCACGAGACGACGAGCGAGGCGCCCCGGCAGGGATTTCACGGAGACGCCGACGGCGTCGTCGACCTCCACCCCGACTACCGCGAGGGGCTGTCCGGGTTCGACGGCGACCGGGTGGTGGTGGTCTGGTGGGCCGACCGGGCCGACCGCTCGGTGCTGACGCTGGATCGCGACCCCGGACGTGGCGTGTTCACGTCGCGGTCGCCCGCCCGGCCCAATCCAGTCTGCATCACGGAGTGTCGGGTACTGGCCGTCGACCGCGAGGCCGGCCGCCTCCGGGTCGCCGGCGTCGACATGGCCGACGGCAGTCCGGTGATCGACCTGAAGGTTCCCGTCGACGTTCAGTGCTGGGACTCGACGTAG
- a CDS encoding TIGR00725 family protein: MRVSVIGGGRVDGATADRARTLGRVLGERGHVVVCGGLDGVMEATCAGASDAGGETVGILPTADRRDANEYVDTAIATGMGHARNAMVVMNGDAVIAVDGGAGTLSELGFAGVFDRPIAGLDTHDAPGVEPVATPVEAVDYVESQH, translated from the coding sequence ATGCGCGTCAGCGTCATCGGCGGCGGAAGGGTAGACGGGGCGACGGCCGATCGAGCCCGCACCCTCGGCCGGGTGCTGGGAGAGCGGGGACACGTCGTCGTCTGCGGTGGGCTCGACGGCGTCATGGAAGCGACCTGTGCCGGTGCGAGCGACGCCGGCGGCGAGACGGTCGGCATTCTGCCGACGGCCGACCGTCGGGACGCCAACGAGTACGTCGACACCGCTATCGCGACGGGAATGGGACACGCCAGGAACGCGATGGTCGTGATGAACGGCGACGCGGTAATCGCCGTCGACGGCGGAGCTGGGACGCTCTCGGAACTCGGGTTCGCGGGGGTGTTCGACCGGCCGATCGCGGGACTCGACACCCACGACGCGCCGGGCGTCGAACCGGTCGCGACGCCCGTGGAGGCCGTGGACTACGTCGAGTCCCAGCACTGA
- a CDS encoding NYN domain-containing protein produces the protein MTDIHANQRVAMLADAQNLYHSAQSLYSRNIDYSALLSKGVADRALVRAIAYVIRADSPEEERFFEALEEIGFERKIKDIKTFGDGTKKADWDVGISLDAVTLANHVDVVVLCTGDGDFSRLCSHLRHEGVRVEVMAFGSSTADELVDAADTFMDLSEREETFLL, from the coding sequence GTGACCGATATCCACGCGAATCAGCGCGTCGCGATGCTTGCGGACGCGCAGAACCTCTATCACTCGGCCCAGAGCCTCTATTCACGAAATATCGACTACTCTGCGCTGCTCTCGAAGGGCGTCGCGGACCGCGCACTCGTGCGCGCCATCGCCTACGTCATCCGTGCGGACTCGCCCGAAGAAGAGCGGTTCTTCGAGGCCCTCGAGGAGATCGGCTTCGAGCGAAAGATCAAGGACATCAAGACCTTCGGCGACGGGACGAAGAAGGCCGACTGGGACGTGGGGATCAGCCTCGACGCCGTCACCCTCGCGAACCACGTCGACGTGGTGGTATTGTGTACCGGTGACGGCGATTTCTCCCGCCTCTGTTCTCATCTCCGGCACGAGGGCGTCCGCGTCGAGGTGATGGCTTTCGGTTCCTCGACGGCCGACGAACTCGTCGACGCCGCCGATACGTTCATGGACCTCTCCGAGCGCGAGGAGACGTTCCTGCTGTAG
- a CDS encoding DUF7548 family protein has product MRTEQAAPVLGIAGCLAAVAALALPFALFPGWGAELGQYYTGGPLGVGAVLAFALVGVVVFLAGARGRTDATTAAGIAVPLGVVAFLVALSWALSASLDPLFGFPASWITELRWVVLAATGLVTLAAGLYARATLG; this is encoded by the coding sequence ATGCGTACCGAGCAGGCCGCGCCCGTGCTTGGCATCGCCGGCTGTCTCGCCGCCGTCGCCGCACTCGCCCTCCCATTCGCCCTCTTTCCCGGGTGGGGGGCGGAACTGGGGCAGTACTACACCGGCGGGCCACTGGGTGTCGGTGCCGTTCTCGCGTTCGCCCTCGTCGGCGTCGTCGTCTTCCTCGCAGGGGCTCGCGGTCGGACCGACGCGACGACGGCCGCCGGCATCGCCGTTCCGCTCGGCGTCGTCGCGTTCCTCGTCGCGCTCTCGTGGGCGCTCTCGGCATCCCTCGATCCCCTCTTCGGGTTCCCGGCGTCGTGGATCACGGAGCTTCGGTGGGTCGTCCTCGCCGCCACGGGACTCGTCACGCTCGCGGCCGGACTCTACGCCCGAGCCACGCTCGGATGA
- a CDS encoding IclR family transcriptional regulator has protein sequence MKSLDKSIKILDALVRSDGARVSELSDVLGMPNSTVHAHLSALKQHGLVRTDGDLNKIGLKFLHYSGSVRYDDEVFSLIEPKVTFLARETEERSQFIVEQDGQGVYLFTETIGDAAVQTDVRPGKFVGLHATAAGKAILAHLPDGRVDEIISQHGLTAYTPRTITERDALFEELSTIRDRGYAINDEERIMKQRAVGVPVLNPAGDPLGAFSVSGPAHRVDSDRLHETVSGLLLGTAEEVELNIQYR, from the coding sequence ATGAAATCACTGGATAAGTCGATCAAAATATTAGACGCGTTGGTTCGGTCTGACGGGGCTCGGGTTTCCGAACTGAGCGACGTGCTCGGAATGCCGAACAGTACGGTTCACGCCCATCTGAGCGCGCTGAAACAACACGGACTGGTCCGGACGGACGGTGATCTCAACAAGATCGGGCTGAAATTTCTCCATTACAGCGGGAGCGTCCGCTACGACGACGAGGTATTCTCGCTCATAGAGCCGAAAGTCACGTTCCTGGCCCGTGAGACGGAGGAGCGGTCGCAGTTCATCGTCGAACAGGACGGGCAGGGCGTGTATCTTTTCACGGAGACGATCGGCGATGCCGCCGTTCAGACAGACGTGCGACCCGGAAAATTCGTCGGCCTACACGCGACTGCCGCCGGGAAGGCCATCCTCGCACACCTCCCGGACGGTCGAGTCGACGAGATCATCTCCCAACACGGGCTGACCGCCTACACCCCCCGGACGATCACGGAGCGTGACGCGCTGTTCGAGGAACTGTCCACGATCCGTGACCGGGGCTACGCTATCAACGACGAGGAGCGGATAATGAAACAGCGAGCGGTCGGAGTCCCGGTACTGAACCCCGCAGGCGACCCACTCGGTGCGTTCAGCGTTTCCGGGCCGGCCCATCGCGTTGATAGCGACCGACTCCACGAGACCGTTTCGGGGTTGTTGTTGGGAACCGCCGAGGAGGTCGAACTTAATATTCAGTATCGCTGA
- a CDS encoding ABC transporter substrate-binding protein, translated as MTNEYWSDYGGFTTIQENMSAIIERNADDVLGVSIDSVGKGINTQLDETFNDERNAEITFFWYVNGFYRLDPQELTRWFAADNAGANGRANVANWANCEYTEAALAQESAPTEDQRREDVYQSQEIISDACVPIALTPNVDIGAWRTDEIEAQGIDDAGVTRTNANFFIEMESLTDRERIGIGVDPIMFETRNYLTQTAGNPSAPWEVQLHSPLLWYNESYELENYLAESYEVTEEGERITFQILDDATFHNGDPVTAEDVKFTFEQLVRGAEAGVYPKPSLPPYESINAVDEKTVEFNFSEPYLLFLSAIAPRWGILHKETWEAGGAVENPGGFEFENVVGSGPYQFVDSEAGSYMEWEPYEDHPVDVPDKNLYWRAYRDETTMIEALDNNEIQVLPEVSPGGASRTSEMSDVEAYYADGFLSFVLYPQASFAPGKFEAFRKALAASIDRQQLSDIAYQGEADPELYANHFMPSHPWRAPDDRLYQMADDPTGSPEMATSILEDAGWGWDSDGNLHYPPDADLSPVWPQGEEPSAEDFPCLSDV; from the coding sequence GTGACGAACGAGTATTGGTCCGACTACGGCGGATTTACCACGATTCAGGAGAACATGTCGGCGATCATCGAGCGCAACGCCGACGACGTTCTCGGCGTGAGCATCGACAGCGTCGGCAAAGGAATCAACACCCAACTCGACGAGACGTTCAACGACGAGCGGAACGCGGAAATCACGTTCTTCTGGTACGTGAACGGTTTCTATCGGCTCGATCCACAGGAGCTCACTCGGTGGTTCGCTGCCGACAACGCCGGCGCGAACGGGCGGGCGAACGTGGCCAACTGGGCGAACTGCGAGTACACCGAGGCGGCCCTGGCCCAGGAGTCGGCGCCCACCGAGGATCAGCGACGGGAGGACGTCTACCAGAGCCAGGAGATCATCTCCGATGCCTGCGTGCCGATCGCACTGACGCCGAACGTCGACATCGGCGCGTGGCGAACCGACGAGATCGAGGCACAGGGCATCGACGATGCAGGCGTTACGCGGACGAACGCGAACTTCTTCATCGAAATGGAGTCGCTCACGGACCGTGAACGGATCGGCATCGGCGTCGACCCGATCATGTTCGAGACGCGGAACTACCTGACACAGACCGCAGGTAACCCGAGTGCGCCGTGGGAGGTCCAGCTCCATTCGCCGCTGCTCTGGTACAACGAGTCGTACGAACTCGAAAACTATCTGGCTGAAAGTTACGAAGTGACCGAAGAAGGTGAGCGAATCACGTTCCAGATCCTAGACGACGCGACGTTCCACAACGGAGATCCCGTCACCGCGGAGGACGTCAAGTTCACGTTCGAACAGTTGGTTCGCGGTGCCGAGGCCGGCGTCTACCCCAAACCGAGCCTGCCACCGTACGAGAGTATCAACGCCGTCGACGAAAAAACGGTCGAGTTCAACTTCTCCGAGCCGTACCTCCTCTTTCTCTCGGCGATCGCACCGCGCTGGGGGATCCTGCACAAGGAGACCTGGGAGGCCGGCGGGGCAGTCGAGAACCCGGGTGGCTTCGAGTTCGAGAACGTGGTTGGCTCCGGCCCCTACCAGTTCGTCGACAGCGAAGCGGGGTCGTACATGGAGTGGGAACCGTACGAAGACCACCCCGTCGACGTCCCCGACAAGAACCTGTACTGGCGCGCCTACCGCGACGAAACCACGATGATCGAGGCGCTGGACAACAACGAAATTCAGGTGCTTCCGGAGGTCTCACCGGGCGGTGCCTCACGCACCAGCGAGATGAGTGACGTCGAGGCGTACTACGCCGACGGGTTCCTGAGTTTCGTGCTGTATCCGCAAGCCAGCTTCGCCCCCGGGAAGTTCGAGGCGTTCAGGAAGGCACTGGCCGCCAGCATCGATCGTCAGCAGCTGAGCGACATCGCCTATCAGGGGGAGGCCGACCCCGAACTCTACGCGAACCACTTCATGCCCTCTCACCCGTGGCGAGCCCCCGACGACCGACTGTATCAGATGGCCGACGACCCCACGGGAAGTCCCGAGATGGCGACCTCGATTCTGGAAGACGCCGGCTGGGGATGGGATTCCGACGGTAACCTCCATTACCCGCCGGATGCGGATCTCTCACCCGTGTGGCCGCAGGGCGAAGAGCCCTCCGCCGAGGACTTCCCCTGTCTTTCCGACGTCTAA
- a CDS encoding ABC transporter permease yields MGLIGGTMIAGIGLAIGVTAGYVGGTVGNLLMRVTDFVYAVPVIPSAVVIISILGIGFYSSILVLGLLLWRSSARVIRSQVLQIKNYPFIQATKATGASDSRIILENILPNIAPMAIFFFAWGIGYTILVQSSLAFLGITDPFVPSWGIMIRNVYDTGYIAEAWWWSVPPGLLISFTVLSTFMIGRKFEDLSNEGDSSGGVVV; encoded by the coding sequence GTGGGACTCATCGGCGGGACGATGATCGCGGGTATCGGCCTCGCCATCGGCGTTACTGCTGGATACGTCGGTGGGACAGTCGGGAATCTGTTGATGCGAGTCACCGACTTCGTATACGCCGTTCCGGTCATTCCGTCGGCGGTCGTCATCATCTCGATTCTGGGGATCGGCTTCTACTCCTCGATCCTCGTTCTCGGTCTGTTGTTGTGGAGATCCAGCGCTCGCGTGATCAGATCGCAGGTCCTCCAGATCAAGAACTACCCGTTCATCCAGGCCACGAAGGCTACCGGAGCGAGCGATTCCCGTATTATTTTGGAAAACATCCTGCCGAACATCGCACCAATGGCGATTTTCTTCTTCGCGTGGGGTATCGGATACACGATACTGGTGCAGTCCAGTCTGGCCTTCCTGGGGATCACGGATCCGTTCGTTCCCAGTTGGGGGATCATGATTCGGAACGTCTACGACACGGGATACATCGCCGAAGCGTGGTGGTGGTCCGTCCCGCCGGGACTCCTGATTTCGTTCACCGTGCTGTCGACGTTCATGATCGGGCGGAAATTCGAGGACCTCTCGAACGAGGGCGACAGTTCGGGCGGTGTTGTGGTATGA
- a CDS encoding ABC transporter ATP-binding protein, with translation MSESASGALLDVRDLTIEYETDRGTITAVSDVSFTVDEAEYFGLAGESGSGKSTIIKAIMGGLDSNGQVASGEIYYKEHPVHDMSERELNEHIRWNEISWIPQSSMNSLDPLKRVSDQAIDIASRNSDLSEDEALERFKEMFELVGIQESRIHDYPHQFSGGMQQRAIIALALFLDPELIIADEPTTALDVLMQDQIFQYLTSLRDQSETSAIVVTHDISIIFESCDSMALMHAGQMAEIGTVEEVHGNPRHPYALLFQNAFPDIRYPKQDLEIIDGHPPEMLGETDFCSFVDRCPWATEECRNEAPPETVVEEDDQQSHRIHCFHGETAYQEYRSERQATEPVEMEDSFNP, from the coding sequence ATGAGCGAGTCCGCGTCGGGAGCGCTGCTCGATGTCCGTGACCTGACCATCGAGTACGAAACCGACCGAGGGACGATTACGGCCGTTTCGGACGTCTCCTTTACCGTCGACGAGGCGGAGTATTTCGGTCTGGCCGGCGAGTCCGGGTCGGGGAAGAGTACCATCATCAAAGCGATAATGGGAGGACTGGATTCGAACGGCCAGGTCGCCTCGGGCGAGATATACTACAAGGAACATCCGGTCCACGACATGTCCGAGCGGGAGTTAAACGAACACATCAGGTGGAACGAAATTTCCTGGATCCCACAGAGCTCCATGAACAGTCTCGACCCGCTCAAGCGAGTGAGCGATCAGGCCATCGATATCGCGTCCCGGAATAGTGATCTCTCCGAGGACGAGGCGCTAGAACGGTTCAAAGAGATGTTCGAGTTGGTCGGAATTCAGGAAAGCCGCATCCACGACTATCCACACCAGTTCTCCGGTGGGATGCAACAGCGTGCGATCATCGCCCTCGCACTCTTTCTCGACCCGGAACTCATCATCGCCGACGAGCCGACGACGGCACTCGACGTACTCATGCAGGATCAGATATTCCAGTATCTGACGTCACTTCGCGATCAGTCGGAGACGAGTGCGATCGTCGTCACACACGATATCAGCATCATCTTCGAGTCGTGTGACAGCATGGCGCTGATGCACGCCGGTCAGATGGCCGAGATCGGCACGGTCGAGGAGGTGCACGGGAATCCACGCCACCCGTACGCACTCCTGTTCCAGAACGCGTTCCCGGACATCCGGTACCCGAAACAGGATCTGGAGATCATCGACGGTCACCCGCCGGAGATGTTGGGTGAGACGGACTTCTGTAGCTTCGTGGATCGGTGTCCCTGGGCCACCGAGGAATGCCGAAACGAAGCCCCGCCGGAGACCGTCGTCGAGGAGGACGACCAACAGTCCCACCGAATCCACTGCTTCCACGGAGAGACCGCCTATCAGGAGTACCGCTCGGAACGCCAAGCGACCGAACCGGTAGAGATGGAAGATTCGTTCAACCCCTAA
- a CDS encoding ABC transporter ATP-binding protein, with the protein MELRGLEKHFEQKRSIKEIAFRKEKPPVQAVDGVSFELNENESKAIIGESGCGKSTLLKTLMGLHDHTGGRLFYKGRDTGGFVDSDWKEFRRNVQMIFQDPFNSLDPKKTVRSTLTQPLKVHKMSDKEQRIREVLEEVELNPVEKYIDRFPGQLSGGERQRVSIARALVLDPDVILADEPVSMLDVSTQAAILQKLKKLIETKDISMLYISHDVSTVSYVADVIKVMYLGRIVESAPTETLLSEPKHPYSQALISSIPVPDPTHEREHPDVHGSPRDPIDLGEGCRFRDRCPEEMDVCGTTPEYVETDPDHSVACHLCYDHDARTKRMDGEVDL; encoded by the coding sequence TTGGAACTTCGCGGCCTCGAAAAGCACTTCGAACAGAAACGGAGTATCAAGGAAATCGCGTTTCGCAAGGAGAAGCCACCGGTACAGGCGGTCGACGGGGTGTCGTTCGAACTCAACGAGAACGAGTCGAAGGCGATCATCGGCGAGAGTGGATGCGGGAAATCGACGCTGTTGAAGACGCTGATGGGACTGCACGATCACACGGGCGGGCGGTTGTTCTACAAGGGACGTGACACCGGTGGGTTCGTCGACTCCGACTGGAAGGAGTTCCGACGGAACGTACAGATGATCTTCCAGGACCCGTTCAATTCGCTTGATCCGAAGAAAACGGTCAGATCGACGCTGACACAGCCGCTCAAGGTCCACAAGATGTCGGACAAAGAGCAGCGGATTCGGGAGGTACTCGAGGAGGTGGAACTCAACCCCGTCGAGAAGTACATCGATCGGTTTCCCGGACAGTTGAGTGGCGGGGAACGACAGCGAGTCTCGATCGCGAGAGCGTTGGTCCTCGACCCGGATGTCATCCTTGCCGACGAACCGGTCTCGATGCTCGACGTCTCCACACAAGCCGCGATCCTACAGAAGTTGAAGAAACTGATCGAGACGAAGGATATCTCGATGCTGTACATCTCCCACGACGTATCCACCGTCTCCTACGTTGCAGACGTGATCAAGGTGATGTATCTGGGTCGGATCGTCGAGTCGGCGCCCACGGAGACGTTGCTGTCCGAGCCGAAACATCCCTACTCGCAGGCGCTCATCTCCTCGATACCGGTGCCGGATCCGACACACGAACGGGAGCATCCGGACGTCCACGGCTCACCGAGGGATCCCATCGATCTCGGGGAGGGCTGTCGCTTCAGGGACCGGTGCCCCGAGGAGATGGACGTGTGTGGAACCACGCCGGAATACGTGGAGACGGACCCGGATCACAGCGTCGCGTGCCACCTCTGTTATGATCACGACGCCCGGACGAAACGGATGGACGGGGAGGTGGACCTATGA
- a CDS encoding ABC transporter permease: MSSLRYYLKRTLQSLVMLWISASAIFLLFRLMPGDITSMMTLGGASQEALNAFRERWGLNDPIHVQYWRFMINMFTLDAGTSLQFQIPVWEYVKTRIFNTFILAAPALTLAYVLGGVFGTILGYYNDSKIEEYGLIPVIAVGSFPEFFLSIVLLITLASWLGIFPISGMVSSETMSGASTWYGIYLTRDFLWHYILPFGTIVLRYLFIPSLIMRTSVVETMGEDFSFYNRMTGMPKTQRMANIAKHASLPVITVYPATMTRAIGGLVLVETVFNWPGIGYALVNSVLARDFPVVQFVFVVIAAFVIFANFAVDVLYARIDPRVAVDQ; this comes from the coding sequence ATGAGTTCGCTGCGTTACTATCTCAAGCGCACGCTCCAGTCGCTGGTCATGCTCTGGATCAGCGCGAGCGCGATCTTTCTGCTGTTTCGGCTGATGCCGGGCGATATCACGAGCATGATGACGCTCGGCGGTGCCTCACAGGAAGCGCTGAACGCATTCAGGGAGCGCTGGGGACTCAACGATCCGATTCACGTGCAGTACTGGCGCTTCATGATCAACATGTTCACCCTCGACGCCGGAACGTCGCTACAGTTCCAGATCCCGGTGTGGGAGTACGTCAAGACCCGAATATTCAATACGTTCATCCTCGCAGCACCAGCACTGACGCTGGCCTACGTACTCGGTGGCGTGTTCGGCACGATACTGGGGTATTACAACGACAGCAAGATCGAAGAATACGGGCTCATTCCGGTCATTGCCGTCGGCTCCTTCCCGGAGTTCTTCCTGTCCATCGTGCTTCTCATCACGTTGGCCAGTTGGCTCGGGATCTTCCCGATCTCGGGGATGGTGTCGTCCGAAACCATGAGCGGTGCCTCCACTTGGTACGGTATCTACTTGACTCGGGACTTCCTCTGGCATTACATCCTCCCCTTCGGGACGATCGTGCTGCGATATCTGTTCATCCCGTCGCTGATCATGCGAACGAGCGTCGTCGAGACGATGGGGGAGGATTTCTCTTTCTACAACCGCATGACCGGGATGCCGAAGACCCAGCGCATGGCGAACATTGCCAAGCACGCCAGCCTCCCGGTCATCACGGTGTATCCCGCGACGATGACCAGAGCGATCGGCGGCCTCGTTCTCGTCGAGACCGTCTTCAACTGGCCAGGTATCGGATACGCGTTGGTCAATTCCGTCTTGGCCCGGGACTTCCCGGTGGTTCAGTTCGTGTTCGTCGTCATCGCTGCGTTCGTCATCTTTGCGAACTTCGCAGTGGACGTGCTGTACGCACGGATCGATCCGCGGGTGGCAGTAGATCAGTAG